A single region of the Rhizobium sp. NLR16a genome encodes:
- a CDS encoding pyridoxal-dependent decarboxylase, with amino-acid sequence MSAIASLFQEAARLAAGFRERAPARHVPRHDYAASLAAFDEPLPAAGAEMGDVIRQLAADAEPGLHFTTGPRFFGWVIGGSHPVGVAADFLTSAWGQNAGNHVAAPAAAAVETIAARWLLDILKLPAESSVGFVTGATVANFTCLAAARGEVLRKAGWDADAKGLFGAPEITVLIGDDAHTTVFSALQFLGLGHDRVLRLPTDPMGRIDPAALGDALAPVSGPCIAILQAGQINTGGFDEFIRLIPALREKGAWVHVDGAFGLWAQASEKFSHLSRGVETADSWATDGHKWLQTPYDCGYAIVRHELAHRRAMTIAASYLPLAAEGERDPSHYVPELSRRARGFATWAMLKHLGRDGIAALVDQCCASARLLAEHLQREPGITILNEITLNQLILRFAADRPDDESDAITRKTIAKIRDDATLFAGGAKWRGHDVLRLSVTNFQTTADEARLAADSIIAAFRSVSCG; translated from the coding sequence ATGTCGGCAATCGCATCTTTGTTTCAGGAAGCCGCCCGGCTTGCAGCCGGCTTTCGTGAGCGCGCGCCGGCACGCCATGTGCCCCGGCACGATTACGCCGCCTCGCTCGCCGCCTTCGACGAGCCGCTGCCGGCCGCTGGCGCCGAGATGGGCGATGTCATCAGACAGCTCGCAGCGGACGCCGAGCCCGGCCTGCATTTCACCACCGGCCCGCGCTTCTTTGGCTGGGTCATCGGCGGCTCTCATCCGGTCGGCGTCGCGGCCGATTTCCTCACCAGCGCCTGGGGCCAGAATGCCGGAAACCACGTCGCCGCCCCGGCCGCGGCCGCCGTCGAAACCATCGCGGCGAGATGGCTTCTCGACATCCTGAAGCTGCCGGCCGAAAGCTCCGTCGGCTTCGTCACGGGAGCCACGGTCGCCAACTTCACCTGCCTTGCCGCCGCCCGCGGCGAGGTGCTGCGCAAGGCCGGCTGGGATGCGGATGCCAAAGGCCTGTTCGGCGCGCCCGAGATCACCGTGCTGATCGGCGACGACGCCCACACGACGGTCTTCTCGGCGCTTCAATTCCTCGGTCTCGGCCATGACCGCGTGCTGCGTCTGCCGACCGACCCGATGGGACGGATCGATCCGGCCGCACTCGGCGACGCGCTTGCCCCGGTCAGCGGCCCCTGCATCGCCATTCTCCAGGCCGGGCAGATCAATACAGGCGGCTTCGACGAGTTCATCCGCTTGATCCCGGCCCTTCGGGAAAAAGGCGCCTGGGTGCATGTCGACGGCGCCTTCGGCCTGTGGGCGCAGGCTTCGGAGAAATTCAGCCATCTCAGCCGTGGCGTCGAGACGGCCGACAGCTGGGCAACCGACGGCCACAAATGGCTGCAGACGCCCTATGACTGCGGCTATGCCATCGTGCGCCACGAACTCGCCCACCGCCGCGCCATGACGATCGCCGCAAGCTACCTGCCGCTCGCCGCCGAGGGCGAGCGCGATCCTTCCCATTACGTGCCGGAGCTTTCCCGGCGCGCCCGCGGCTTCGCCACCTGGGCGATGCTGAAACATCTCGGCCGCGATGGCATCGCCGCCCTCGTCGACCAATGTTGCGCGTCCGCCCGCCTGCTGGCCGAGCACCTCCAGCGCGAACCAGGCATCACCATCTTGAACGAGATCACGCTGAACCAGCTCATCCTCCGCTTCGCCGCCGACCGCCCGGACGATGAAAGCGACGCCATCACCCGCAAGACCATCGCAAAGATCCGCGACGACGCCACCCTCTTTGCCGGCGGCGCCAAATGGCGCGGCCACGACGTCCTGCGCCTCTCCGTCACCAATTTCCAGACGACCGCGGACGAAGCCCGGCTGGCCGCCGACAGCATCATCGCTGCCTTCCGGAGCGTCAGCTGCGGCTGA
- a CDS encoding phytanoyl-CoA dioxygenase family protein, which produces MSIVANAAEMQTPLAAHGKTIPAARLGALAPTDPGIGTEAIRHRYEEHGYVWLKGLLPRAEVIDFRRWVFTHLAEAGLLAPGYDLALGVAAVGDVDWNLANRRLMSIVRSAAYEGFCAQPRLVHFMDIFLQGISYLHKRKLMRYVQPGTAVATPAHYDLVYLRGGTSRLVTAWIPIGDTPAEMGGLVYLEGSHALGRGMEAEFQAKSGDLSPEERISAYNSHMAEGGWISKDLPDMAHRFNTRWLAADYEAGDVVLHSPYMIHAATTNEDRARRLRLSTDIRYQNVDDEIDVRWNNHWSLGDML; this is translated from the coding sequence ATGTCAATTGTCGCGAATGCCGCCGAGATGCAAACGCCCCTCGCCGCCCATGGCAAAACGATCCCCGCTGCAAGGCTCGGCGCACTCGCGCCGACCGATCCCGGAATTGGCACCGAGGCTATCCGCCACCGCTATGAGGAGCATGGTTATGTCTGGCTGAAAGGCCTCCTGCCGCGCGCCGAAGTGATTGATTTCCGTCGTTGGGTCTTCACCCACCTCGCCGAAGCCGGCCTGTTGGCGCCGGGCTATGATCTTGCCCTCGGCGTCGCTGCCGTCGGGGACGTCGACTGGAACCTTGCCAACCGCCGCCTGATGTCGATCGTCCGCTCGGCTGCCTATGAAGGCTTCTGCGCCCAGCCGCGGCTCGTGCACTTCATGGACATCTTTCTCCAGGGCATCTCCTATCTCCATAAACGCAAGCTGATGCGCTATGTCCAACCCGGCACGGCGGTGGCCACGCCCGCCCATTACGACCTCGTCTACCTCCGCGGCGGCACCAGCCGGCTCGTCACCGCCTGGATCCCGATCGGCGACACTCCTGCCGAAATGGGCGGCCTCGTCTATCTCGAAGGCTCGCATGCGCTCGGCCGCGGGATGGAGGCCGAATTCCAGGCAAAGAGCGGTGATCTCTCGCCGGAAGAGCGGATCAGCGCCTATAACAGCCACATGGCCGAGGGCGGCTGGATCTCCAAGGATCTGCCCGACATGGCCCATCGCTTTAACACCCGCTGGCTCGCCGCCGATTACGAGGCTGGCGACGTCGTGCTGCACTCCCCCTACATGATTCACGCCGCCACCACCAACGAGGACCGCGCCCGGCGGCTCCGCCTCTCTACCGATATCCGCTACCAGAATGTCGACGACGAAATCGACGTCCGCTGGAACAACCATTGGAGCCTGGGGGATATGCTGTAA
- a CDS encoding AraC family transcriptional regulator, producing MTQAEAIYRSPLAAAGGLAVAGSGRQHARHAVKDRKLPSFAAVLVERGQGFLETAAGGRQPVEGPALFWLFPNRPHSYGPDEGGWDERWALFEGSFTRDFVRMRLVDERHPLVTLRHIEEVVRLFAQLHADLIDDSHLGQASAALALHRIVITAARQASAAAGRKGEGATGDLVDTLRGRALQPLDLASFAAEHGISPATLRRKFIAETGMPPKDFQLRARMDQAKQLLATSDEKIETVAAMVGIEDPFYFSRVF from the coding sequence ATGACACAAGCCGAGGCCATCTATCGATCTCCCCTTGCCGCCGCCGGCGGGCTTGCCGTGGCCGGCAGCGGCAGGCAACATGCGCGCCATGCCGTCAAGGACAGGAAGCTGCCGAGTTTTGCAGCCGTGCTGGTGGAGCGCGGGCAGGGGTTTCTCGAAACCGCTGCAGGCGGGCGCCAGCCCGTGGAGGGGCCGGCGCTCTTCTGGCTGTTTCCGAACCGCCCGCACTCCTATGGGCCTGACGAAGGCGGATGGGATGAGCGCTGGGCGCTGTTTGAAGGTTCGTTCACGCGCGATTTCGTGCGGATGCGGCTGGTTGACGAGCGCCATCCCCTCGTGACTCTGCGCCATATCGAGGAGGTGGTGCGGCTCTTCGCGCAGTTGCATGCTGATCTCATCGACGACAGCCATCTCGGACAGGCCTCGGCGGCATTGGCGCTCCATCGCATCGTCATCACCGCTGCGCGGCAGGCGAGCGCTGCGGCAGGTCGCAAAGGCGAGGGCGCGACTGGCGATCTCGTCGACACGTTGCGGGGCAGGGCGCTGCAGCCGCTCGACCTTGCCTCGTTTGCCGCCGAGCATGGCATATCTCCCGCGACGCTGCGGCGGAAATTTATCGCCGAAACGGGCATGCCGCCCAAGGACTTCCAGCTTCGGGCGCGTATGGACCAGGCCAAGCAACTGCTCGCCACGTCAGACGAGAAGATCGAAACCGTCGCAGCCATGGTCGGCATCGAAGACCCGTTCTATTTTTCTCGCGTCTTTTGA
- the dapB gene encoding 4-hydroxy-tetrahydrodipicolinate reductase, translated as MSSPVKIAVAGANGRMGRTILPLLAADPAFAVIGGIGRPGSAGEGLIDRAAAIAAADVILDFTTGNAAAELAGLCASSGGPALVIGATGFEPNEIQRIAAAARTIPILRSGNFSIGVNMLVGLVAQAARALPAHGWDIEILEAHHNRKIDAPSGTALMLGEAAAEGRGVSLASVERRGRDGVTGQRPPGEIGFAVVRAGGLVGEHSVLFAAADEVVTLSHSALDRGMFARGALAAARWIAGRAPGEYGMRDVLGLTAEGANRPSEEA; from the coding sequence GTGAGCTCACCTGTCAAAATAGCCGTCGCCGGCGCGAACGGCCGCATGGGTCGCACCATACTGCCGCTGCTCGCGGCCGATCCGGCTTTTGCGGTCATCGGCGGTATCGGCCGTCCCGGCTCCGCCGGTGAAGGGCTGATCGACCGTGCGGCCGCAATCGCAGCCGCCGACGTGATCCTGGATTTCACGACGGGAAATGCCGCCGCCGAACTCGCCGGCCTCTGCGCCTCGTCAGGCGGGCCGGCCCTGGTGATCGGAGCGACAGGTTTCGAGCCGAATGAGATCCAACGGATCGCAGCCGCCGCCCGAACGATTCCGATCCTGCGCTCCGGCAACTTCTCCATTGGCGTCAACATGCTGGTCGGCCTCGTCGCCCAGGCTGCGCGCGCTCTTCCCGCTCATGGCTGGGACATCGAAATCCTCGAAGCCCACCACAACAGAAAGATCGATGCACCATCCGGTACGGCGCTGATGCTCGGCGAAGCAGCCGCTGAGGGCCGCGGCGTTTCCCTCGCATCCGTCGAGCGGCGTGGGCGTGACGGCGTCACCGGCCAGCGACCGCCCGGCGAGATCGGCTTTGCCGTCGTGCGCGCCGGCGGGCTCGTCGGAGAACACAGCGTCCTGTTCGCCGCCGCCGATGAAGTCGTGACGCTGTCGCATTCGGCTCTCGATCGCGGCATGTTCGCCCGCGGCGCGCTTGCCGCCGCCCGCTGGATCGCAGGGCGCGCACCCGGCGAATATGGCATGCGGGATGTGCTGGGCCTGACGGCAGAAGGCGCGAATAGACCGAGTGAAGAGGCTTGA
- a CDS encoding VOC family protein produces the protein MAKNTICLWYNKDAEDAARFYAATFPDSAVGAVTRAPGDYPDGKQGDVLVVEFTVAGIPCIGLNGGPAFKHSEAFSFQIATEDQEETDRYWNAIVGNGGQESECGWCKDKWGLSWQITPRVLSEALSAGGDQAKRAFDAMMTMRKIDVAAIEAARRG, from the coding sequence ATGGCAAAAAACACGATCTGCCTATGGTACAACAAAGACGCCGAGGATGCCGCCCGCTTTTATGCTGCGACTTTTCCCGACAGCGCGGTGGGTGCTGTCACTCGGGCGCCGGGAGATTATCCTGACGGCAAACAGGGAGACGTTTTGGTTGTTGAATTCACCGTCGCGGGTATTCCTTGCATCGGTCTGAACGGCGGCCCTGCATTCAAACACAGTGAAGCCTTCTCGTTTCAAATCGCCACGGAGGATCAGGAAGAAACCGATCGCTACTGGAACGCCATCGTCGGTAATGGCGGCCAGGAAAGCGAGTGTGGCTGGTGCAAGGACAAATGGGGTCTGTCCTGGCAGATCACCCCCCGCGTCCTCTCAGAAGCGCTCTCGGCGGGTGGTGATCAGGCAAAGCGTGCTTTTGACGCGATGATGACGATGAGAAAGATCGATGTCGCGGCGATCGAGGCGGCTCGGCGCGGTTGA
- a CDS encoding phosphodiester glycosidase family protein, producing the protein MIDLKQGVLAAAMMLAATMASGHQAYAEPCEPETFEAAKYVVCTLEGGKADLRLFWKGADGAPYRTFSSLAEALRTEGKTLVLAVNAGMYRADFSPMGLYVENATELKPANTTETGGAPGQVPNFYKKPSGVFFLGEAGAGILPTDEFLTRALKVRFATQSGPMLVIAGKLNPIFIFASTDRTRRSGVGVCADGVVRFAISEDRVNFHDFARLFRDRLQCADALFLDGGRGVGLYYPALGRNDWSWHGGYGPIFGLVE; encoded by the coding sequence ATGATCGATCTAAAACAAGGCGTGCTCGCCGCGGCCATGATGCTGGCAGCAACGATGGCGTCCGGACATCAGGCGTATGCCGAGCCATGCGAACCGGAAACCTTCGAAGCGGCAAAATATGTCGTCTGCACGCTGGAAGGAGGAAAGGCCGACCTGCGCCTGTTCTGGAAGGGCGCCGATGGCGCGCCATACCGCACTTTTTCGAGCCTTGCCGAAGCCCTTCGCACCGAGGGGAAAACGCTGGTACTGGCCGTCAATGCCGGAATGTACCGAGCCGATTTTTCGCCGATGGGGCTGTACGTCGAAAACGCCACGGAATTGAAACCCGCCAATACCACAGAGACGGGAGGCGCCCCCGGTCAGGTCCCGAATTTCTACAAGAAACCGAGCGGCGTGTTCTTTCTCGGTGAAGCAGGCGCCGGCATACTTCCGACCGATGAATTTCTGACGCGTGCCCTAAAAGTGCGGTTCGCCACGCAGTCCGGCCCGATGCTCGTCATCGCGGGAAAGCTGAATCCGATCTTCATCTTCGCATCGACAGATCGAACCCGCCGGAGCGGGGTCGGCGTTTGCGCGGACGGCGTGGTTCGCTTCGCAATCAGTGAAGACAGGGTCAATTTCCACGATTTCGCACGGCTCTTCCGGGACCGGCTGCAATGCGCCGACGCCTTGTTCCTCGATGGCGGACGAGGTGTTGGGCTTTACTATCCGGCATTGGGCCGCAACGACTGGTCCTGGCACGGCGGCTACGGCCCCATTTTCGGACTTGTGGAATAA
- a CDS encoding DUF808 domain-containing protein, with amino-acid sequence MSVGLIALLDDVAVLAKAAAASLDDVVAQAGRAGAKAAGVVIDDAAVTPRYVTGLSAARELPIIAKIAIGSLKNKLVFLLPAALVLSLLMPQAVTPLLMLGGLYLCYEGAEKVYELVVPHAAHAHENALETISVDPRTFEDERVASAIRTDFILSAEIMAITLGSLSESGLAMQALVLALVGSLITAAVYGVVALIVKADDFGLWLAQRSSRSRTGAFPRLLGRGLVRGMPYLLKVLGLIGTAAMIWVGGGIIVHGAEGFGFAWLSHLLHDAGEGAAHAMPAVGGVVSWLVQAVGSGLVGILLGLAAIPAVGYVVAPAWRWCAARLRRMRTA; translated from the coding sequence GTGAGTGTCGGCCTGATTGCCCTCCTTGATGATGTCGCAGTGCTTGCAAAGGCGGCCGCCGCTTCTCTGGACGACGTAGTCGCCCAGGCGGGCAGAGCCGGCGCCAAAGCCGCCGGCGTCGTGATCGACGACGCAGCCGTCACGCCGCGTTACGTGACCGGCCTCTCGGCGGCACGCGAACTGCCGATCATCGCAAAAATCGCCATTGGTTCTCTCAAGAACAAACTGGTGTTCCTCCTGCCGGCCGCACTCGTCCTCAGCCTTCTCATGCCGCAGGCAGTGACGCCGCTGCTCATGCTCGGTGGGCTCTACCTTTGCTACGAAGGCGCCGAAAAGGTCTACGAACTCGTCGTGCCGCACGCGGCCCATGCCCACGAGAACGCCCTCGAGACGATCAGCGTCGACCCCAGAACCTTCGAGGACGAAAGGGTCGCGAGCGCCATCAGAACCGATTTCATCCTCTCGGCCGAGATCATGGCGATCACCCTCGGCTCGCTGTCGGAGTCGGGTCTGGCGATGCAGGCGCTGGTCCTCGCGCTGGTCGGCTCTCTGATCACGGCCGCTGTTTACGGCGTCGTCGCCTTGATCGTGAAGGCGGACGACTTCGGCCTCTGGCTTGCCCAGCGCTCTTCCCGCTCGCGGACAGGCGCGTTCCCGCGCTTGCTCGGGCGCGGCCTTGTGCGGGGCATGCCCTATCTTCTCAAGGTACTGGGTCTCATCGGGACGGCGGCGATGATCTGGGTCGGCGGCGGCATCATTGTGCACGGCGCCGAAGGCTTTGGCTTTGCCTGGCTGAGCCATCTGCTCCACGATGCCGGAGAAGGCGCCGCGCATGCAATGCCGGCCGTTGGCGGCGTGGTTTCCTGGCTGGTCCAAGCTGTCGGCTCAGGTCTCGTCGGCATCCTCCTCGGCCTTGCAGCCATCCCGGCCGTCGGCTACGTCGTTGCGCCTGCATGGCGGTGGTGCGCAGCACGCCTGCGCAGGATGAGGACCGCGTAA
- a CDS encoding bifunctional helix-turn-helix transcriptional regulator/GNAT family N-acetyltransferase, with product MACDPVARVRRFNRAVTSEVGALDTSFLGRGRPLGAARVLNSIGRGQSDVAAIRDYLGLDSGLMSRLLRGLEEEGLIETIPNDRDARRRITRLTSTGECEFQAYEALSNAQAEAFLARHRRPDELLRAMDMVACSLGRDQIVLEEKDPRHDDARYCLNEYYGELARRFDKGFDVSLSRDPDAKDMIRPRGAFLVAMSDGLPIGCVGLKGNGGKVAEIKRLWVAPSARGLGMAKRLMSAAETIARELSIRLLRLDTNSVLAEAQQLYRGTGWTEIERFNDDPYPDTFFEKSL from the coding sequence ATGGCTTGCGATCCTGTCGCCCGCGTCCGTCGCTTCAACCGCGCCGTCACCTCCGAAGTCGGCGCTCTGGATACGTCTTTCCTTGGACGCGGTCGTCCGCTCGGTGCTGCTCGCGTCCTCAATTCGATCGGTCGTGGCCAATCGGATGTTGCGGCAATCCGCGATTATCTCGGTCTTGACTCGGGCCTGATGAGCCGTCTGCTGCGCGGGCTGGAGGAGGAGGGGCTGATCGAGACCATCCCGAACGATCGCGATGCCCGTCGCCGCATCACCAGGTTGACCAGCACCGGCGAGTGCGAGTTTCAGGCTTATGAAGCACTTTCCAATGCCCAGGCCGAAGCGTTTCTGGCGCGTCATCGCCGCCCGGACGAACTCCTGCGCGCCATGGATATGGTCGCCTGCTCGCTTGGACGCGACCAGATCGTGCTGGAGGAGAAAGATCCTCGGCACGACGATGCCCGCTATTGCCTGAACGAATATTACGGCGAACTCGCACGCCGTTTCGACAAGGGTTTCGACGTCTCGCTTTCCCGCGATCCTGACGCCAAGGACATGATCCGCCCGCGCGGCGCGTTCCTGGTCGCGATGTCCGACGGCCTGCCGATCGGTTGTGTCGGGTTGAAGGGCAATGGCGGCAAGGTGGCGGAGATCAAGAGGCTCTGGGTCGCCCCTTCCGCGCGTGGCCTCGGGATGGCAAAACGGCTTATGTCGGCTGCCGAGACGATCGCCCGCGAGTTGTCCATCCGGCTCCTGCGTCTGGATACCAACAGCGTTCTTGCCGAGGCACAGCAGCTCTATCGCGGTACCGGCTGGACCGAGATCGAGCGGTTCAATGACGATCCATATCCGGATACGTTCTTCGAAAAAAGTCTTTGA
- a CDS encoding class I SAM-dependent methyltransferase encodes MTTLTTAPLAPLLHRLFEEAAAATSPAISELSSEERMRLISSKTEYLDLYGRLRDLWLPVSREAGTLLYMLARSCRAQTIIEFGTSFGISTLHLAAALRDNGGGRLITSEFEPSKLRRARENLTAGGLIDLVETREGDALHTLGTDLPDTIDLLFLDGAKGLYRDILELVEDRLRPGALIVADNADLSPEYLARVRSAAAGYLSVPFEEDIELSMRV; translated from the coding sequence ATGACGACACTCACCACCGCGCCGCTCGCGCCTCTCCTCCACCGCCTGTTCGAAGAAGCCGCTGCGGCGACGAGCCCCGCCATATCCGAGCTTTCCAGCGAGGAGAGGATGCGCCTGATCAGCAGCAAGACGGAATATCTCGACCTTTACGGGCGCCTGAGGGATCTCTGGCTTCCTGTCTCGCGCGAGGCCGGCACGCTGCTCTACATGCTGGCGCGCAGCTGCCGTGCTCAAACGATCATCGAGTTCGGCACATCCTTCGGCATCTCGACCCTCCACCTTGCTGCAGCACTGCGCGACAATGGCGGCGGCCGGCTGATCACCAGCGAGTTCGAACCGTCGAAACTGAGGCGGGCGCGCGAAAACTTGACGGCTGGCGGCCTCATCGACCTTGTCGAAACCCGTGAGGGAGATGCCCTCCACACCCTCGGCACCGATCTTCCTGATACCATCGACCTCCTGTTTCTCGACGGCGCCAAGGGCCTTTATCGTGACATCCTGGAGCTGGTAGAAGACCGACTTCGACCGGGTGCCCTCATCGTCGCTGACAATGCCGACCTCAGTCCCGAATATCTCGCCCGCGTTCGCTCCGCCGCCGCTGGCTATCTGTCCGTCCCGTTCGAAGAGGACATCGAGCTGTCGATGCGCGTCTGA
- a CDS encoding adenylate/guanylate cyclase domain-containing protein codes for MTDVQERLLESKMTEIRQARSWSPRGIAKFESLIRSGDDLSLYRINPLAFAHDGAISEAESIDLFLHATRSGLFEMRWDVVCPQSGMVLDSFGALRTLKTHYVCGLCDVSGETDLDDFIEVTFTVSPQLRRLSFHDPGSLSVEDFHWKARFLSDARLPGQQVRFLDVLKGLVRGLSFLAPGSVTTIRAELGPGALAGLNVETQASFALPVAGEPVTAPALLRIGYDGRHFCRSSSAVRPGPVIVEVENSAAVRGSLLLINWPPEILAQAIKPVLDFDPYMSGGMLLARQTFRRLFRSECVDEREGLGIRQVTLLFTDLKGSTAMYERLGDLNAYALVREHFALLGATVQEHSGAIVKTIGDAVMAAFSRPSDAISAALHMLEEIERFNGEHGDPSIILKIGAHCGPSIAVTLNDNLDYFGQTVNVAARVQSLAEAGEICLSEALFSAPDVSRLLSGHRAVAFEAPLRGVEGMACVYRVMPG; via the coding sequence ATGACTGACGTTCAGGAACGGCTCCTTGAGAGCAAGATGACCGAGATCCGGCAGGCCCGGTCCTGGAGTCCGCGGGGCATCGCCAAATTCGAAAGCCTGATCCGCAGCGGTGACGATCTGTCCCTCTACCGCATCAACCCGCTGGCTTTCGCGCACGACGGCGCCATTTCGGAGGCGGAAAGCATCGATCTCTTTCTCCATGCGACGCGCAGCGGTTTGTTCGAGATGCGCTGGGACGTCGTGTGTCCCCAATCCGGAATGGTGCTCGACAGTTTCGGCGCCTTGAGAACGCTGAAGACGCACTATGTCTGCGGCCTGTGCGACGTCTCCGGCGAAACCGACCTCGACGATTTCATCGAGGTCACCTTCACAGTGTCGCCGCAACTGCGCCGGCTGTCTTTTCACGATCCCGGCTCGCTCTCGGTCGAGGATTTTCACTGGAAGGCACGGTTTCTCAGCGATGCGCGACTGCCCGGTCAGCAGGTCCGCTTTCTCGACGTGTTGAAAGGGCTGGTACGCGGCCTTTCCTTCCTGGCGCCGGGTTCAGTCACGACGATCAGGGCTGAACTCGGCCCAGGTGCGCTTGCCGGCCTCAATGTAGAGACCCAGGCGAGCTTTGCGCTACCGGTGGCAGGCGAGCCCGTTACGGCGCCGGCACTCCTCAGGATCGGGTACGACGGTCGGCATTTTTGCCGCTCGTCCTCAGCGGTTCGGCCCGGTCCGGTCATCGTCGAAGTCGAGAACTCGGCTGCCGTGCGTGGCTCGCTGCTTCTCATCAACTGGCCCCCCGAGATTCTGGCGCAGGCCATCAAGCCTGTTCTCGATTTCGATCCTTACATGTCGGGCGGAATGCTGCTTGCGCGCCAGACATTTCGGCGGCTGTTTCGCTCCGAATGCGTTGATGAAAGGGAGGGCCTCGGCATCCGTCAGGTGACGCTTCTGTTCACCGATCTCAAGGGTTCGACCGCGATGTACGAGCGGCTCGGCGATCTCAATGCCTATGCACTGGTGCGTGAACATTTCGCCCTGCTCGGCGCCACGGTGCAGGAGCATTCGGGCGCAATCGTCAAGACGATCGGAGACGCGGTGATGGCGGCCTTCTCCCGCCCGAGCGACGCCATCTCGGCTGCTCTGCATATGCTTGAAGAAATCGAGCGCTTCAACGGCGAGCATGGCGATCCCAGCATCATCCTGAAGATCGGGGCCCATTGCGGTCCGTCGATCGCCGTGACCTTGAACGACAACCTCGATTATTTCGGGCAGACCGTCAATGTCGCGGCACGGGTGCAATCATTGGCCGAGGCCGGCGAGATCTGTCTATCCGAAGCCCTGTTTTCGGCGCCTGACGTCAGCCGGCTGCTCTCCGGACACAGGGCGGTCGCCTTCGAGGCTCCGCTTCGGGGCGTGGAGGGGATGGCATGCGTCTACCGGGTGATGCCGGGCTAA
- a CDS encoding dihydrofolate reductase family protein, translating to MSKVRVAGFSVSVDGFGAGPEQGLNDPLGKRGPEMFQWFFHTRTFRAMMGKDDGSSGIDEDYASRAMANFGAFILGRNMFGPIRGEWPDDAWKGWWGPNPPYHAPTYILTHYAREPLVMEGGTTFHFVTGGIHEALDQAKAAAGDKDVKIGGGVATVRQYLQAGLIDELHFAVSPVVLGKGEAMFAGIDLPALGFRVTEHVASEKATHLVLAK from the coding sequence ATGTCCAAGGTGCGCGTCGCGGGTTTTTCCGTTTCCGTGGATGGCTTCGGCGCCGGGCCGGAGCAGGGCCTGAATGATCCGCTCGGAAAGCGCGGGCCGGAAATGTTTCAATGGTTCTTCCACACGCGCACCTTCCGCGCGATGATGGGTAAGGACGACGGTTCTTCCGGCATCGACGAGGATTATGCGTCCCGCGCCATGGCCAATTTCGGCGCCTTCATTCTCGGGCGCAACATGTTCGGCCCGATCCGCGGCGAATGGCCCGATGATGCCTGGAAAGGCTGGTGGGGGCCGAACCCGCCCTATCATGCGCCGACCTATATCCTCACCCATTATGCACGCGAACCGCTCGTCATGGAGGGCGGCACCACCTTCCACTTCGTCACCGGCGGCATTCATGAGGCGCTCGATCAGGCGAAGGCGGCGGCCGGCGATAAAGATGTGAAGATCGGCGGCGGAGTGGCGACCGTCCGCCAATATCTGCAGGCGGGTCTGATCGACGAACTGCATTTCGCTGTGTCGCCCGTCGTGCTCGGCAAGGGCGAAGCAATGTTTGCAGGCATCGATCTTCCTGCGCTGGGCTTCCGCGTCACCGAGCATGTCGCCAGCGAAAAAGCCACGCATCTCGTGCTGGCGAAATAA
- a CDS encoding helix-turn-helix domain-containing protein, whose product MDIELRSGCPINLTMEVLGDRWSLIIIRDIMFGNRRHFRDLLNHSEEGIASNILAARLKRLLSLGFISKRDDPSHSQKAIYSLTEPAIQLVPLFAMIGAWGRRHLPVSEDLSIRAELLEEGGQPLWDEFMEDLRQIHIVDPIGGANGTVTSPVLTRLTAAFLEVREKMAAEVA is encoded by the coding sequence GTGGATATAGAATTGCGGTCCGGCTGTCCGATCAACCTGACGATGGAGGTGCTGGGCGACCGATGGAGTCTGATTATCATCCGCGACATCATGTTCGGCAACCGCCGGCATTTCCGCGATCTGCTCAATCATTCGGAGGAGGGGATCGCCTCCAATATCCTGGCGGCGCGGCTGAAGCGGCTGCTCTCGCTCGGCTTCATCAGCAAGCGGGACGATCCGAGCCACAGCCAGAAAGCAATCTACAGCCTGACGGAGCCGGCGATCCAGCTCGTTCCCCTCTTCGCCATGATCGGCGCCTGGGGCAGGCGTCACCTGCCGGTGAGCGAGGATCTCAGCATCCGCGCCGAGTTGCTGGAAGAGGGCGGTCAGCCGCTCTGGGACGAATTCATGGAGGATCTCCGGCAGATCCACATCGTTGATCCGATCGGCGGGGCGAACGGGACAGTGACCTCGCCGGTGTTGACGCGATTGACGGCGGCGTTTCTGGAGGTGCGGGAGAAGATGGCGGCTGAGGTGGCGTGA